One genomic window of Diospyros lotus cultivar Yz01 chromosome 8, ASM1463336v1, whole genome shotgun sequence includes the following:
- the LOC127808902 gene encoding universal stress protein PHOS34-like, which yields MASPKKPSPAIMVQPASPRFQSAGAKRRVAIAVDLSDDSANAVKWAIQNYLRPGDAVILLHVRPTSVLYGADWGAIDMAVADENSTDEESQRKLEEDFDAFTASKANDLAQPLVEAQIPFKIHIVKDHDMKERLCLEVERLGLSAVIMGSRGFGASRRSTKRRLGSVSDYCVHHCVCPVVVVRCPDGNDGGASGDISGRVGKGGEGLHPVPEEEGEYHDASDRQTDADKAS from the exons ATGGCATCGCCGAAGAAACCGTCGCCGGCGATAATGGTCCAGCCGGCGTCCCCTAGGTTCCAGTCGGCGGGGGCCAAACGGAGGGTAGCGATAGCGGTGGATCTGAGCGACGATAGTGCCAACGCCGTGAAATGGGCCATCCAGAATTACCTCCGTCCGGGCGACGCCGTGATCCTCCTCCACGTCCGCCCGACTTCCGTCCTGTACGGCGCCGACTGGGGCGCGATCGACATGGCGGTGGCTGACGAAAACAGTACCGACGAGGAGTCCCAGAGGAAGCTGGAGGAAGATTTCGACGCCTTTACGGCTTCGAAGGCCAACGATCTGGCTCAGCCGCTAGTCGAGGCTCAGATCCCCTTCAAGATCCACATAGTAAAGGACCACGATATGAAGGAGAGGCTGTGCCTCGAGGTCGAGAGGTTAGGGCTGAGTGCGGTGATTATGGGAAGCCGAGGATTTGGGGCTTCGCGACGCAGCACCAAGCGGCGACTTGGGAGTGTGAGTGATTACTGTGTGCATCACTGTGTTTGTCCAGTTGTTGTTGTCAGGTGTCCCGATGGTAATGACGGCGGTGCTTCCGGCGATATTTCCGGCCGTGTTGGGAAGGGAGGTGAGGGTTTACACCCGGTGCCGGAGGAGGAGGGTGAATATCATGATGCTTCTGATCGGCAAACAG ATGCGGATAAAGCTTCTTGA
- the LOC127808174 gene encoding B-box zinc finger protein 32-like has translation MKKCELCNSVARMHCDADQAILCWDCDSKVHAANFLVAKHSRTLLCHACQSPTPWTGSGPKLAPTVSVCQACVRSTNATSNDDDDDESDDNNDDDENESGSDDDTSYDDEDDDGDNQVVPMTFTPLPPPGFSSSSSSEESSGRLHSDQEDKSKSTIGFLSKPPPWD, from the exons atgaagaaatgtgAGCTCTGCAACTCTGTTGCAAGAATGCACTGCGACGCAGATCAGGCCATCCTCTGCTGGGACTGCGACTCCAAAGTCCACGCCGCCAATTTCCTTGTCGCCAAACACTCCCGAACTCTCCTCTGCCACGCCTGCCAGTCTCCGACGCCGTGGACCGGCTCGGGTCCGAAGCTCGCACCTACTGTTTCCGTCTGCCAGGCCTGCGTCCGAAGCACTAACGCTACAAGCAACGACGACGATGACGACGAGAGTGATgacaataatgatgatgatgaaaatgaatctGGTAGTGATGATGATACAAgctatgatgatgaagatgatgatggcgACAATCAAGTTGTTCCTATGACTTTCACGCCTCTGCCTCCACCTGGGTTTTCGAGTTCTTCAAGCAGTGAAGAATCTTCCGGCAGATTACACAGTGACCAAGAAGATAAATCCAAATCAACAATTGGGTTTTTGTCCAAACCGCCGCCAT GGGATTGA
- the LOC127808225 gene encoding calcium-binding protein PBP1-like has protein sequence MASQSSSKSNINGVVFEDFFPSMVEKLGAEGFMDELCKGFRLLMDGDKGVITFESLKKNSAVLGLREMSDEELMSMLREGDLDGDGCLNQMEFCVLMFRLSPDLMNGSKMWLEEVVFNA, from the coding sequence atggcgTCGCAGTCGTCGTCGAAGAGCAACATTAACGGTGTTGTGTTTGAGGATTTCTTCCCTTCCATGGTGGAGAAGCTGGGGGCGGAGGGGTTCATGGACGAGCTGTGCAAAGGGTTCCGGCTGCTGATGGATGGGGACAAGGGCGTCATCACGTTCGAGAGCTTGAAGAAGAACTCGGCCGTGCTCGGCTTGCGGGAGATGAGCGACGAGGAGCTCATGAGCATGCTCCGAGAAGGCGACTTGGACGGCGACGGCTGCCTCAATCAGATGGAGTTCTGTGTCCTCATGTTCAGACTCAGCCCTGATCTCATGAACGGCTCCAAAATGTGGCTGGAAGAAGTTGTCTTCAATGCCTAG
- the LOC127807356 gene encoding G-type lectin S-receptor-like serine/threonine-protein kinase At1g11330 isoform X1: protein MKVYFHGGRVEAMEIIICCKGAIMRFLQLHILLFSCFCLQKFSTARGDTITHAQPIADPGSIISSNGAFELGFFSPANTTNRFVGTWYSNISVKTVVWVANRNRPLIDSSGTISISEDGNLVVLNGQKEIIWSSNASISTATSAQLLDSGNLVLQDNSSGKTIWESFQYPSNSFLENMKISSDVNTGEKTLLKSWKSPSDPSIGSFYLGINPLPVPEVFIWKDGSPYWRTGPWNGQIFIGVQDMVSLYLNSFNVVDDKQGTVYLTFTLADESSLMYLMLNYNGTLMQKYWSEEQQGWEVTWLAPATDCEVYGKCGPFGICNSKGLPICSCLKGFEPKHVEEWNSGNFSSGCVRRIQLQCERNSSSSQTSKKDGFLKLTMVKAPALEEWAAALQDDCEAQCLKNCSCTAYAYSSGIGCMLWSGGLLDIQIFSRDGVDLYIRVANSELDKNRDIKIIVIPVIIGSIVIVICGCLLYARMVKQKGRNRVNKLLFKKFLTSLEHSTEIMLDENVSQDKLEELPLFKFEELTIATNNFHETNKLGQGGFGPVYKGKLPDGQEIAVKRLSRSSQQGLQEFMNEVMVISKLQHRNLVRLLGCCVEREEKMLIYEYMPNKSLDAYLFDSQKQELLDWGKRLRIIEGIGRGLLYLHRDSRLRIIHRDLKVSNILLDESLTPKISDFGLARIFGANEDQANTRRVVGTYGYMAPEYAMEGQFSEKSDVFAFGVLLLELVSGRKNTSFYNDEQFSNLLGYAWKLWNEHKAVELIDSGIVSQGSQMEMLRCIHIGLLCVQEFARDRPTMSMVLSMLSNEIAHLPLPKQPAFTQPPVSPQTQSAHQNSEGCSTNECSITIIEAR from the exons ATGAAAGTATACTTCCATGGCGGTCGAGTCGAAGCCATGGAAATCATCATCTGCTGTAAAGGTGCAATAATGCGATTTCTTCAGCTCcatattctattattttcttgtttttgtctGCAGAAATTTTCCACAGCCAGGGGAGACACCATTACACACGCACAGCCCATCGCCGATCCTGGAAGTATTATCTCCAGCAACGGAGCTTTTGAATTGGGATTCTTCAGTCCTGCTAACACCACCAATCGGTTTGTCGGAACCTGGTATAGCAACATCTCGGTGAAGACCGTGGTGTGGGTAGCTAATAGAAATAGGCCTTTGATTGATTCTTCCGGGACCATCTCAATATCTGAAGACGGCAATCTGGTGGTTTTGAATGGACAGAAAGAGATCATTTGGTCATCAAATGCTTCAATCTCGACGGCAACGAGTGCCCAGCTGTTAGATTCTGGGAACCTTGTCCTGCAGGATAACTCGAGCGGAAAGACAATTTGGGAGAGTTTTCAGTATCCTTCGAACTCATTTCTAGAGAATATGAAAATCAGTAGTGATGTGAATACAGGGGAGAAAACCCTTTTGAAATCATGGAAAAGCCCTTCTGATCCATCAATTGGCAGCTTCTATTTGGGGATTAATCCTTTACCTGTACCTGAAGTCTTTATATGGAAAGACGGTTCCCCTTATTGGCGTACTGGACCTTGGAATGGTCAGATCTTCATCGGAGTTCAAGACATGGTTTCTTTGTATCTTAATAGTTTTAATGTTGTGGATGATAAACAAGGAACTGTCTATCTGACTTTCACTTTAGCAGACGAGTCTTCGCTTATGTACCTCATGCTGAATTACAATGGAACTTTGATGCAGAAGTATTGGAGTGAAGAGCAGCAAGGGTGGGAGGTTACCTGGCTGGCTCCAGCAACTGATTGTGAAGTTTACGGCAAGTGTGGCCCATTTGGAATATGCAATTCCAAGGGTTTGCCAATTTGCTCTTGTTTGAAAGGGTTTGAGCCAAAGCATGTGGAGGAATGGAACAGTGGGAACTTCTCCAGTGGTTGTGTAAGGAGGATACAATTGCAATGTGAGAGAAATAGCAGTAGTAGCCAAACGAGCAAGAAAGATGGGTTTTTGAAGCTAACTATGGTGAAGGCCCCTGCATTGGAAGAGTGGGCAGCTGCTCTACAAGATGACTGTGAAGCCCAATGCTTAAAGAATTGTTCTTGTACAGCTTATGCTTATAGTTCAGGCATCGGTTGCATGTTATGGAGTGGAGGCTTATTAGACATACAGATATTTTCAAGAGATGGGGTCGATCTTTACATTCGTGTGGCCAATTCGGAGCTAG ATAAAAACAgggatataaaaataattgtaataCCAGTGATCATAGGATCAATTGTCATTGTGATATGCGGGTGCCTTTTATATGCACGGATGGTTAAACAGAAAG GAAGGAATCGTGTCAACAAGCTTCTGTTCAAGAAATTTTTGACATCTCTAGAGCATTCGACTGAGATTATGCTTGATGAAAATGTGAGCCAAGACAAGCTAGAAGAACTACCATTGTTCAAGTTCGAGGAGTTGACAATTGCCACAAACAATTTCCACGAAACTAATAAGCTCGGTCAGGGTGGATTTGGTCCAGTTTACAAG GGGAAATTGCCAGATGGACAAGAAATAGCGGTGAAAAGGCTTTCAAGATCCTCTCAACAAGGGTTGCAAGAGTTTATGAATGAGGTTATGGTGATCTCTAAACTCCAACATCGCAATCTTGTTAGACTCCTCGGTTGCTGCgtagaaagagaagaaaagatgtTGATCTATGAATACATGCCAAATAAAAGCTTGGATGCATATCTATTTG ATTCACAAAAACAAGAACTCCTAGACTGGGGTAAACGACTCAGAATCATCGAAGGGATAGGTCGAGGCCTCCTCTACCTTCACCGAGATTCTAGACTAAGGATCATTCATCGAGATTTGAAGGTTAGTAATATTTTGTTAGATGAAAGCCTGACTCCGAAAATTTCTGATTTTGGTCTGGCAAGGATTTTTGGTGCCAATGAAGATCAAGCCAATACGAGAAGGGTTGTTGGAACATA TGGATATATGGCTCCAGAATATGCCATGGAAGGACAATTCTCAGAGAAATCAGATGTATTTGCTTTCGGAGTACTGTTACTTGAGCTTGTAAGTGGAAGAAAGAACACTAGTTTCTACAATGACGAACAATTTTCTAACCTTTTAGGATAT GCATGGAAGTTGTGGAATGAACACAAGGCTGTGGAACTAATAGATTCTGGGATAGTTTCCCAGGGCTCACAAATGGAGATGTTGAGATGCATTCATATTGGCTTGCTGTGTGTACAGGAATTTGCAAGAGATAGGCCAACCATGTCAATGGTTCTGTCCATGCTGAGCAATGAAATTGCTCATCTGCCCCTGCCCAAGCAGCCTGCATTCACTCAGCCACCGGTCTCTCCCCAAACACAATCTGCACACCAAAATTCAGAGGGATGTTCCACCAATGAGTGCTCTATTACAATTATAGAAGCTCGTTGA
- the LOC127807356 gene encoding G-type lectin S-receptor-like serine/threonine-protein kinase At1g11330 isoform X11, translated as MAVESKPWKSSSAVKKYWSEEQQGWEVTWLAPATDCEVYGKCGPFGICNSKGLPICSCLKGFEPKHVEEWNSGNFSSGCVRRIQLQCERNSSSSQTSKKDGFLKLTMVKAPALEEWAAALQDDCEAQCLKNCSCTAYAYSSGIGCMLWSGGLLDIQIFSRDGVDLYIRVANSELDKNRDIKIIVIPVIIGSIVIVICGCLLYARMVKQKGRNRVNKLLFKKFLTSLEHSTEIMLDENVSQDKLEELPLFKFEELTIATNNFHETNKLGQGGFGPVYKGKLPDGQEIAVKRLSRSSQQGLQEFMNEVMVISKLQHRNLVRLLGCCVEREEKMLIYEYMPNKSLDAYLFDSQKQELLDWGKRLRIIEGIGRGLLYLHRDSRLRIIHRDLKVSNILLDESLTPKISDFGLARIFGANEDQANTRRVVGTYGYMAPEYAMEGQFSEKSDVFAFGVLLLELVSGRKNTSFYNDEQFSNLLGYAWKLWNEHKAVELIDSGIVSQGSQMEMLRCIHIGLLCVQEFARDRPTMSMVLSMLSNEIAHLPLPKQPAFTQPPVSPQTQSAHQNSEGCSTNECSITIIEAR; from the exons ATGGCGGTCGAGTCGAAGCCATGGAAATCATCATCTGCTGTAAAG AAGTATTGGAGTGAAGAGCAGCAAGGGTGGGAGGTTACCTGGCTGGCTCCAGCAACTGATTGTGAAGTTTACGGCAAGTGTGGCCCATTTGGAATATGCAATTCCAAGGGTTTGCCAATTTGCTCTTGTTTGAAAGGGTTTGAGCCAAAGCATGTGGAGGAATGGAACAGTGGGAACTTCTCCAGTGGTTGTGTAAGGAGGATACAATTGCAATGTGAGAGAAATAGCAGTAGTAGCCAAACGAGCAAGAAAGATGGGTTTTTGAAGCTAACTATGGTGAAGGCCCCTGCATTGGAAGAGTGGGCAGCTGCTCTACAAGATGACTGTGAAGCCCAATGCTTAAAGAATTGTTCTTGTACAGCTTATGCTTATAGTTCAGGCATCGGTTGCATGTTATGGAGTGGAGGCTTATTAGACATACAGATATTTTCAAGAGATGGGGTCGATCTTTACATTCGTGTGGCCAATTCGGAGCTAG ATAAAAACAgggatataaaaataattgtaataCCAGTGATCATAGGATCAATTGTCATTGTGATATGCGGGTGCCTTTTATATGCACGGATGGTTAAACAGAAAG GAAGGAATCGTGTCAACAAGCTTCTGTTCAAGAAATTTTTGACATCTCTAGAGCATTCGACTGAGATTATGCTTGATGAAAATGTGAGCCAAGACAAGCTAGAAGAACTACCATTGTTCAAGTTCGAGGAGTTGACAATTGCCACAAACAATTTCCACGAAACTAATAAGCTCGGTCAGGGTGGATTTGGTCCAGTTTACAAG GGGAAATTGCCAGATGGACAAGAAATAGCGGTGAAAAGGCTTTCAAGATCCTCTCAACAAGGGTTGCAAGAGTTTATGAATGAGGTTATGGTGATCTCTAAACTCCAACATCGCAATCTTGTTAGACTCCTCGGTTGCTGCgtagaaagagaagaaaagatgtTGATCTATGAATACATGCCAAATAAAAGCTTGGATGCATATCTATTTG ATTCACAAAAACAAGAACTCCTAGACTGGGGTAAACGACTCAGAATCATCGAAGGGATAGGTCGAGGCCTCCTCTACCTTCACCGAGATTCTAGACTAAGGATCATTCATCGAGATTTGAAGGTTAGTAATATTTTGTTAGATGAAAGCCTGACTCCGAAAATTTCTGATTTTGGTCTGGCAAGGATTTTTGGTGCCAATGAAGATCAAGCCAATACGAGAAGGGTTGTTGGAACATA TGGATATATGGCTCCAGAATATGCCATGGAAGGACAATTCTCAGAGAAATCAGATGTATTTGCTTTCGGAGTACTGTTACTTGAGCTTGTAAGTGGAAGAAAGAACACTAGTTTCTACAATGACGAACAATTTTCTAACCTTTTAGGATAT GCATGGAAGTTGTGGAATGAACACAAGGCTGTGGAACTAATAGATTCTGGGATAGTTTCCCAGGGCTCACAAATGGAGATGTTGAGATGCATTCATATTGGCTTGCTGTGTGTACAGGAATTTGCAAGAGATAGGCCAACCATGTCAATGGTTCTGTCCATGCTGAGCAATGAAATTGCTCATCTGCCCCTGCCCAAGCAGCCTGCATTCACTCAGCCACCGGTCTCTCCCCAAACACAATCTGCACACCAAAATTCAGAGGGATGTTCCACCAATGAGTGCTCTATTACAATTATAGAAGCTCGTTGA
- the LOC127807356 gene encoding G-type lectin S-receptor-like serine/threonine-protein kinase SD1-13 isoform X15, with protein MAPEYAMEGQFSEKSDVFAFGVLLLELVSGRKNTSFYNDEQFSNLLGYAWKLWNEHKAVELIDSGIVSQGSQMEMLRCIHIGLLCVQEFARDRPTMSMVLSMLSNEIAHLPLPKQPAFTQPPVSPQTQSAHQNSEGCSTNECSITIIEAR; from the exons ATGGCTCCAGAATATGCCATGGAAGGACAATTCTCAGAGAAATCAGATGTATTTGCTTTCGGAGTACTGTTACTTGAGCTTGTAAGTGGAAGAAAGAACACTAGTTTCTACAATGACGAACAATTTTCTAACCTTTTAGGATAT GCATGGAAGTTGTGGAATGAACACAAGGCTGTGGAACTAATAGATTCTGGGATAGTTTCCCAGGGCTCACAAATGGAGATGTTGAGATGCATTCATATTGGCTTGCTGTGTGTACAGGAATTTGCAAGAGATAGGCCAACCATGTCAATGGTTCTGTCCATGCTGAGCAATGAAATTGCTCATCTGCCCCTGCCCAAGCAGCCTGCATTCACTCAGCCACCGGTCTCTCCCCAAACACAATCTGCACACCAAAATTCAGAGGGATGTTCCACCAATGAGTGCTCTATTACAATTATAGAAGCTCGTTGA